A stretch of Vibrio aphrogenes DNA encodes these proteins:
- the gspF gene encoding type II secretion system inner membrane protein GspF, with amino-acid sequence MAAFEYKALDVKGKLKKGVLEGDNARQVRQRLKEKGLMPTEVIETKARSQRNRRSGLSFQRGISTNELALVTRQLSTLVQAGMPLEECIRAVADQTEKPHIRNMLVSIRSRVVEGYTLSDSMAEYPAIFDDLFCAMVAAGEKSGHLDAILDRLADYAENRQKMRSKLQQAMIYPMMLTIIAISVVAFLLAAVVPKIVDQFVQMGQGLPMSTQFLLLASNFVQHWGLLVLALLVITVILLKLALKKPDFRMKWDRRILSLPVIGKVAKGLNTSRFARTLAICSSSAIPLLDGMRVAADVMSNQYFKAQILEAADKVREGTSLRKSLEYTKLFPPMMLHMIASGEQSGELEPMLIRAADNQDRDFESLVNMALGIFEPLLIVFMAGIVLFIVTATLMPILELNNLVTQ; translated from the coding sequence ATGGCCGCATTTGAATATAAAGCGCTGGACGTAAAAGGAAAGCTGAAAAAAGGGGTTTTGGAAGGCGATAATGCTCGCCAAGTTCGCCAACGCTTAAAAGAAAAAGGGTTAATGCCCACAGAGGTGATTGAAACCAAAGCGAGATCCCAGCGCAATCGTCGCTCTGGCTTGAGCTTTCAGCGTGGGATCAGCACCAATGAATTGGCCTTAGTGACTCGCCAGTTGTCCACCTTAGTGCAAGCGGGAATGCCTTTAGAGGAGTGTATTCGCGCGGTTGCTGACCAAACGGAAAAACCACATATTCGCAATATGTTGGTGAGTATTCGCTCACGAGTGGTGGAAGGCTATACCTTATCGGACAGTATGGCGGAATACCCAGCCATTTTTGATGATTTGTTTTGTGCCATGGTAGCTGCCGGGGAGAAATCAGGGCATTTAGATGCAATTTTGGATCGCTTGGCTGATTATGCTGAAAATCGTCAAAAGATGCGCTCTAAACTGCAACAAGCCATGATTTACCCCATGATGCTGACCATTATTGCCATTAGTGTGGTGGCTTTCTTGCTGGCTGCGGTAGTTCCTAAAATTGTCGATCAATTTGTTCAAATGGGCCAAGGGCTGCCGATGTCGACCCAGTTCCTATTGCTGGCGAGTAATTTTGTGCAGCATTGGGGATTACTGGTGTTGGCTTTACTGGTCATCACGGTGATCTTGCTTAAATTGGCTTTGAAAAAACCTGATTTTAGAATGAAGTGGGACCGACGGATTTTATCCTTACCCGTTATAGGCAAAGTCGCCAAAGGGCTGAATACCTCGCGCTTTGCTCGTACTTTAGCCATCTGTTCCTCCAGCGCCATTCCGTTATTAGATGGGATGAGAGTGGCAGCCGATGTCATGAGCAATCAGTATTTTAAAGCCCAAATTTTAGAAGCGGCCGATAAAGTACGTGAAGGGACCAGCTTACGTAAGTCTTTAGAATATACCAAGCTATTCCCCCCTATGATGTTACACATGATCGCCAGTGGGGAACAAAGTGGTGAACTCGAGCCGATGCTGATTCGTGCGGCGGATAACCAAGACCGAGATTTTGAGTCGCTCGTGAATATGGCATTAGGTATTTTTGAGCCATTATTGATTGTGTTTATGGCTGGTATTGTCTTGTTTATCGTTACCGCCACCTTAATGCCAATCTTGGAGTTGAATAATTTGGTAACGCAGTAG
- the gspE gene encoding type II secretion system ATPase GspE → MSPLEPSSHHAYQDVEARTIFRLPFAYAKRHQVVLEQQDAQLILYFVGTLTPQVLLEIRRACGQAFKPQPLTASEFENKLTQAYQRDSSEARQLMEDIGADDDFFSLAEELPENEDLLESEDDAPIIKLINAMLGEAIKEGASDIHIETFEKVLSIRFRVDGVLREVLSPSRKLAPILVSRVKVMAKLDIAEKRVPQDGRISLRIGGRAVDVRVSTMPSSHGERVVMRLLDKNATRLDLHSLGMTNKNHEAFRHLIARPHGIILVTGPTGSGKSTTLYAGLQELNSSERNILTVEDPIEFDIDGIGQTQVNPKVDMTFARGLRAILRQDPDVVMVGEIRDLETAQIAVQASLTGHLVMSTLHTNTAIGAITRLRDMGIEPFLISSSLLGVLAQRLVRTLCPSCKQPYQADKQQKKLFGLKKSDELELFKPQGCEHCNYKGYRGRTGIHELLMIDDETQALIHSEAGEQAIEHAIRSKTPSIRDDGLAKVRQGITTLEEVLRVTKEG, encoded by the coding sequence ATGTCGCCGCTCGAACCATCATCACATCACGCCTATCAGGATGTGGAGGCGCGGACGATATTTCGTTTACCCTTTGCTTATGCCAAGCGTCATCAAGTGGTGTTGGAGCAGCAGGACGCTCAGTTAATACTGTATTTTGTGGGCACATTGACGCCACAAGTATTACTCGAAATTCGCCGAGCCTGTGGGCAAGCTTTTAAGCCGCAACCGTTAACCGCGAGTGAGTTTGAAAATAAACTCACTCAAGCCTATCAGCGTGATTCTTCTGAGGCGCGTCAGTTAATGGAAGACATTGGCGCGGATGACGATTTCTTTTCGTTGGCAGAAGAATTACCGGAAAATGAAGACTTGCTTGAATCGGAAGATGATGCGCCGATCATTAAATTGATTAACGCTATGTTAGGTGAAGCGATTAAAGAAGGTGCCTCGGATATTCATATCGAAACCTTCGAGAAAGTGTTGTCGATTCGCTTCCGCGTTGATGGGGTGTTACGAGAGGTGTTATCGCCAAGTCGTAAATTGGCTCCGATCCTAGTATCTAGGGTTAAGGTAATGGCCAAACTCGATATTGCTGAAAAACGCGTGCCACAAGATGGACGTATTTCCTTGCGCATCGGCGGACGTGCGGTGGATGTGCGGGTTTCGACGATGCCTTCTTCTCATGGCGAACGAGTGGTTATGCGTTTGTTGGATAAAAATGCCACCCGTTTGGATCTACACAGTTTAGGCATGACCAACAAAAACCACGAAGCATTCCGTCATTTGATTGCCCGTCCACACGGCATCATCTTGGTTACTGGCCCAACTGGTTCGGGTAAATCCACGACCTTATATGCTGGGCTGCAAGAGCTTAATAGCAGTGAGCGCAATATTCTGACGGTTGAAGATCCGATTGAATTTGATATTGATGGTATCGGCCAAACTCAAGTCAATCCTAAAGTCGACATGACCTTTGCTCGAGGTTTACGCGCCATTTTACGTCAAGACCCAGACGTGGTGATGGTTGGGGAGATCCGTGACTTAGAAACTGCGCAGATTGCAGTGCAAGCCTCGTTAACCGGTCACTTAGTGATGTCAACGTTACACACCAATACCGCGATTGGTGCGATCACCCGTTTGCGTGATATGGGTATCGAGCCATTTTTAATTTCTTCTTCTTTATTAGGAGTTTTGGCTCAGCGATTAGTCCGAACTCTTTGTCCGAGCTGTAAGCAACCTTATCAAGCGGATAAGCAACAAAAGAAACTGTTTGGTTTAAAGAAAAGTGATGAATTAGAACTCTTTAAGCCCCAAGGTTGTGAGCATTGTAATTATAAAGGCTATCGTGGTCGAACCGGTATTCATGAGTTATTGATGATTGATGATGAAACTCAAGCATTGATCCATTCAGAAGCGGGAGAGCAAGCCATTGAACACGCGATTCGCTCGAAAACGCCGAGTATCCGTGATGATGGTTTAGCAAAAGTACGCCAAGGCATTACGACGTTAGAAGAAGTGCTGCGTGTGACCAAGGAAGGGTAA